From Candidatus Krumholzibacteriia bacterium, a single genomic window includes:
- a CDS encoding Na/Pi cotransporter family protein, translated as MILVVAWALPLLAAQATGLHLSHPTNDNEQRISGDRSTVFVGETLSLKALVRDDSGKAIEGIPVTFYEMSPEERLLGVVHSARSGVAHLDFCAGTSPGKSLIQALIEGQPGDSARITYHIPVRKKSWVLFMIFGLLGGLGLFLFGMEMMSKSMQRSAGSRMRSILGALTKNRFVGLGVGAFVTMLIQSSSATTVMLVSFVQAQLMTFAQTLGVILGADIGTTITAQLVAFRLTDYALLMIGIGFGLRVLSKKEKLRNIGAVALGFGMLFFGMSVMSKSMAPLRSYQPFLDLLANLENPVLGILVGTAFTALIQSSSAFTGIIIVLAQQGFLSLTAGIPLIFGANIGTCVTAALASLNTGREAKRVAIAHTLFKVSGVALMFPFITALAAFVEKLSPGGHVALGDAEAMARYIPRQIANAHTVFNVGLALIFLPFTTVFAKVIFRLMPEKKEIPTHRYRARHLDRSMLDKPALALNLAKVEILRMGEKVKTMAELSIEPFFTNDLGVCDRLHEFEEEIDDLDAAISEYLIDIGKQKISEHQAEEVYLMMHVTKQYEHVADIIDKELRPLARKMATGGIEFSKSGGEEVRAYHLKMLKQVARSLETFTESSLKMARKMEQKQERYVALEGDYRQAHFERISKAVEESVQSSEIHLDLMDFLRRINSYTANIARAILTHSGKE; from the coding sequence ATGATTCTCGTCGTCGCATGGGCCTTGCCCTTGCTTGCGGCGCAAGCCACCGGGCTTCATCTGTCCCACCCCACGAATGATAACGAGCAACGGATTTCCGGGGACCGAAGCACCGTTTTCGTGGGAGAAACCCTTTCCCTGAAGGCGCTCGTAAGAGATGATAGTGGGAAAGCCATCGAGGGAATCCCTGTCACATTCTACGAGATGTCACCCGAAGAGCGTTTGCTGGGAGTTGTCCACAGCGCCAGGTCCGGGGTTGCGCATCTGGATTTTTGTGCGGGTACAAGCCCCGGCAAGAGCCTGATTCAGGCACTGATAGAAGGACAGCCCGGCGATAGCGCAAGGATCACCTACCACATTCCTGTTCGAAAGAAGAGTTGGGTCCTTTTCATGATCTTCGGGCTTCTCGGCGGTCTGGGGCTCTTCCTCTTCGGCATGGAGATGATGAGCAAGTCCATGCAGAGGAGCGCGGGAAGCCGGATGCGCTCGATTCTGGGTGCCTTGACGAAGAACCGTTTCGTCGGTCTGGGTGTTGGAGCCTTCGTCACCATGTTGATCCAGAGCAGTAGTGCAACAACGGTCATGCTGGTCAGCTTTGTGCAGGCCCAGCTGATGACCTTTGCCCAGACTCTCGGGGTGATTCTAGGCGCAGATATTGGCACAACGATCACCGCCCAACTGGTTGCCTTCAGGCTTACGGATTATGCGCTTTTGATGATCGGCATTGGCTTCGGGCTGAGGGTGCTTTCGAAGAAGGAAAAACTGAGGAACATAGGCGCGGTGGCTCTCGGCTTTGGAATGCTCTTTTTCGGGATGAGTGTCATGAGCAAATCCATGGCTCCCCTGAGAAGCTACCAACCGTTCCTGGACCTCCTGGCGAATCTTGAGAATCCCGTTCTTGGAATCCTGGTTGGAACGGCATTTACGGCCCTGATCCAGAGTAGTTCTGCGTTTACGGGGATCATCATCGTGCTGGCGCAACAGGGCTTTCTCAGCCTGACTGCGGGCATTCCCCTGATCTTTGGCGCCAATATCGGAACCTGTGTTACCGCAGCTCTTGCAAGCCTGAACACCGGGCGCGAGGCAAAGCGAGTTGCGATTGCGCACACCCTCTTCAAGGTTTCGGGAGTAGCCTTGATGTTCCCGTTTATCACGGCTCTGGCCGCCTTCGTGGAGAAGCTCTCGCCCGGCGGTCATGTCGCCCTTGGCGATGCGGAAGCTATGGCACGGTACATTCCCCGCCAGATTGCCAACGCTCACACGGTTTTCAATGTCGGTCTTGCCCTGATCTTTCTGCCCTTCACGACCGTCTTTGCAAAGGTGATCTTCCGACTCATGCCGGAGAAAAAGGAGATTCCCACTCACCGCTATCGTGCTCGACATCTGGATCGTTCAATGCTCGACAAACCCGCCCTGGCCCTGAACCTGGCGAAGGTAGAGATCCTGCGCATGGGGGAAAAGGTAAAGACCATGGCAGAGCTTTCGATCGAACCGTTCTTCACCAATGACCTTGGGGTCTGCGATCGGCTTCATGAGTTCGAAGAGGAAATCGACGATCTGGATGCGGCGATCAGTGAGTATCTGATCGACATTGGAAAGCAGAAGATCAGCGAGCATCAGGCCGAAGAGGTCTACCTCATGATGCATGTAACGAAGCAGTACGAGCATGTCGCAGACATCATCGACAAGGAGCTTCGCCCTCTTGCCAGGAAAATGGCGACCGGAGGAATTGAGTTCTCAAAATCCGGGGGTGAGGAAGTAAGAGCCTATCACCTGAAAATGCTCAAGCAGGTCGCAAGGAGCCTGGAAACATTTACCGAGTCCAGCCTGAAGATGGCTCGCAAAATGGAGCAGAAGCAGGAAAGGTATGTCGCCCTCGAAGGGGACTATCGGCAGGCGCACTTCGAGCGCATATCAAAAGCCGTTGAGGAGTCCGTCCAAAGTAGTGAAATCCATCTGGATCTCATGGACTTCCTGAGAAGAATCAACAGCTATACGGCCAACATTGCCCGTGCAATCCT